One genomic region from Candidatus Endomicrobiellum trichonymphae encodes:
- the argC gene encoding N-acetyl-gamma-glutamyl-phosphate reductase, whose product MIRTGIVGITGYTGEELLRILSKHPNVKITGLYGRSSSEKRHLKDIYPHFNCLDLRVEALNVKQIANICDVVFLALPHAVAFEVVPHLIDAGVKVIDLSADFRLVRPEVYERWYNVKHTAKEYIGKSVYGLSELNTEKIKRALLIANPGCYPTTVILGCAPAVKNGFIDLRGIVIDSKSGISGSGRKSAQAYFKDEHPNFRAYKVAGEHRHIPEIEQELSVLSGEDVTISFTPHIMSVERGMLSTIYINMKKQIATSAIIEKYRKFYSGRHFIKILDENVILGIKDVLNTNYCEISMKVDERTNKLIIVSVIDNLVKGASGQAVQNMNIMFGLPETAGL is encoded by the coding sequence ATGATTAGAACGGGGATTGTAGGCATAACCGGATATACTGGGGAAGAGCTTTTAAGAATTCTTTCAAAACATCCGAATGTAAAAATAACCGGACTTTACGGCAGAAGTTCTTCTGAAAAGAGACATTTGAAAGACATATATCCACATTTTAACTGTTTGGATTTGAGAGTTGAAGCTTTAAATGTAAAACAAATCGCTAACATATGCGACGTAGTCTTCCTTGCCTTGCCGCATGCTGTTGCTTTTGAAGTTGTTCCGCATCTGATTGACGCTGGAGTTAAAGTTATAGATTTATCTGCAGATTTCAGGTTAGTCAGACCAGAAGTTTACGAGAGATGGTATAATGTGAAGCATACCGCAAAAGAATATATCGGGAAGTCGGTTTACGGATTGTCTGAACTGAATACAGAGAAAATAAAAAGAGCTTTGCTAATTGCAAACCCCGGATGTTATCCTACGACAGTTATTTTAGGCTGTGCGCCTGCTGTAAAAAACGGTTTTATAGACCTTAGAGGAATAGTTATAGATTCAAAAAGTGGTATTTCCGGCTCCGGCAGAAAAAGTGCGCAAGCATATTTTAAAGATGAACATCCAAATTTCAGAGCGTACAAGGTTGCAGGTGAACACAGACATATTCCCGAAATAGAACAAGAACTTTCGGTTTTGTCGGGAGAAGATGTGACGATAAGTTTTACTCCGCATATTATGTCCGTTGAAAGAGGGATGCTTTCAACAATTTATATAAATATGAAAAAACAGATTGCGACGTCTGCAATAATTGAAAAATATAGGAAATTTTATAGCGGTAGGCACTTTATAAAAATTCTTGATGAAAATGTGATACTGGGAATAAAAGATGTTTTAAATACAAACTATTGTGAAATAAGCATGAAAGTTGACGAGAGAACAAACAAACTTATTATAGTTTCAGTTATAGACAATTTAGTCAAAGGTGCATCGGGACAGGCGGTACAGAATATGAATATTATGTTTGGCTTGCCTGAAACCGCAGGATTATAG
- the dprA gene encoding DNA-processing protein DprA, with product MNERELSLFKLLSATDIGAIRFFRLLDKFGDTELILKASKRDLMSVEGIGQAIADTIFNSSDSGKAEKELETAIKNNIKITFYYNSDYPKPLRDFADKPLILYIKGNILEKDFDSISIVGSRRISNYGKTVTSEFASYFAKKGITIVSGLARGVDSQAHITALENKSRTIAVLGNGLLVNYPPENAKLQEKISQCGAVISELQLRKQPDRGTFPRRNRIIAGFSRATLLTEAALKSGALITARFCAEYGKDVFAVPGSIYSSISKGTNELIQNGAFIALGPHDMADQLKWTSKDKISKTNKLPSLDKLELEVLSLIENDSAGLPPDLIAQKLNIGISEIAPVLLKLEINGLIKTTPGQIYVRAY from the coding sequence ATGAATGAAAGAGAGTTATCTTTATTCAAGCTTCTTTCGGCAACAGATATAGGGGCAATAAGGTTTTTCAGACTACTTGACAAATTCGGCGATACAGAGTTAATTCTCAAAGCATCCAAAAGAGATCTTATGTCGGTTGAGGGCATAGGACAGGCAATCGCGGACACAATTTTTAACTCTTCAGACTCCGGTAAAGCTGAAAAAGAACTCGAAACTGCAATAAAAAACAATATAAAAATTACTTTTTATTACAACAGCGATTACCCAAAGCCGTTAAGAGATTTTGCCGATAAACCGCTTATTCTCTACATTAAAGGCAACATTTTAGAAAAAGATTTTGATTCCATATCAATAGTCGGATCAAGAAGAATAAGCAATTACGGAAAAACGGTTACGTCAGAGTTCGCATCTTATTTCGCAAAAAAAGGAATAACTATTGTTTCAGGACTGGCAAGAGGCGTCGACAGTCAAGCGCATATTACAGCTTTAGAAAATAAATCAAGAACTATAGCTGTTTTGGGAAACGGATTGCTCGTAAACTATCCGCCTGAAAATGCAAAACTGCAGGAAAAGATTTCGCAATGCGGCGCAGTTATAAGCGAACTCCAGCTACGGAAACAGCCCGACAGGGGAACTTTTCCAAGAAGAAACAGGATAATTGCAGGATTTTCCAGAGCGACTCTGCTTACGGAAGCGGCACTCAAAAGCGGAGCATTAATAACGGCAAGATTCTGCGCTGAATACGGAAAAGATGTTTTTGCAGTTCCGGGAAGCATATATTCAAGCATATCAAAAGGAACAAATGAACTTATACAAAACGGCGCTTTTATCGCGTTAGGACCGCATGACATGGCAGATCAGCTTAAGTGGACTTCTAAAGATAAAATCTCAAAAACAAATAAACTTCCCTCTCTTGACAAACTTGAACTGGAAGTTCTTAGCCTGATAGAAAATGACAGCGCGGGACTGCCACCAGACTTAATTGCGCAGAAATTAAATATCGGGATTTCAGAAATCGCTCCGGTGCTTTTAAAACTTGAAATAAACGGACTTATTAAAACAACTCCGGGACAAATATACGTGAGAGCATATTGA
- the topA gene encoding type I DNA topoisomerase — protein sequence MKEDKGIKVMSKYLVIVESPTKEKTISKILGKDFTVKSSYGHIRDLPKNKLGIDIEDNFKPTYKNISKSKKLISDLKKKAENSDKIYLATDFDREGEAIAWHLKEALKLPESKISRITFHEITTEAILKAVKHPRNLDMKLVNSQQARRILDRLVGYKLSPLLWKKVKPGLSAGRVQSVAVMLICKREEEFKSFIPVEYWSIEAELSKLEENTTPFKSLLFSKNDVKFDKLSVKNKEQSDETLKELEGAKYIVKSVETKQRKRSPYAPYTTSTMQQDASRKLGFSASKTMSVAQKLYEGVHIGNSTNAGLITYMRTDSLNIAKSVQSETLKFIEYSYGSNFLPKIPRIYKTKTKGAQEAHEAIRPISPNRIPSEVKQYLSEDELKLYNLIWKRFLASQMADAVYNTVTAEILAKDYLFKSLESTLIFDGFLKVYNADDDEKETKKLPSLKSGEQLNLLRLLPLQHFTEPPPLYDVASLIKALEEHGIGRPSTYAPTIKTILDRLYVHLDGKKFVPTNRGIVVNNVLKDHFGNIINVEFTASVEEKLDKIAEDKAVWQNVLKDFYKPFEKDLSEAEKNLQKQKVQAQQTSEICPNCGKNMVIRYSRKVQFLGCSGYPECKTTLSLDKDGKIAAAPRETDMKCDKCGSHLIKKTGFAGKQYLSCKNYLECKTLYNINKDGNMIIYPEPEHTDIKCNKCGSEMLKKIGKRGPFLTCSAFPKCRNLQWIKTNKTPKSKTYKTVKLSEKKTTKK from the coding sequence TTGAAAGAAGATAAGGGAATAAAAGTAATGTCAAAATATTTAGTTATAGTTGAATCTCCCACAAAAGAAAAAACAATATCAAAAATTTTAGGTAAAGATTTTACCGTAAAAAGTTCTTATGGACATATAAGAGATCTGCCTAAAAATAAACTCGGCATCGATATTGAAGACAATTTTAAACCGACATATAAAAACATATCAAAATCTAAAAAGCTTATATCAGACCTGAAAAAAAAAGCTGAAAATTCCGACAAAATTTATCTTGCCACCGACTTTGACCGCGAAGGAGAAGCCATTGCATGGCATTTAAAAGAAGCATTAAAACTTCCGGAATCTAAAATTTCAAGAATAACGTTCCACGAGATTACGACCGAAGCAATTCTTAAAGCCGTAAAACATCCTAGAAATCTGGATATGAAGCTTGTAAACAGCCAGCAGGCGCGCAGAATTTTAGACAGGCTCGTAGGCTATAAACTTTCTCCACTTTTATGGAAAAAAGTAAAGCCCGGACTTTCCGCTGGAAGAGTTCAGTCCGTAGCCGTAATGCTTATATGCAAGAGAGAAGAAGAATTTAAAAGTTTTATTCCGGTAGAATACTGGAGCATCGAAGCAGAACTGTCAAAACTTGAAGAAAACACAACGCCTTTTAAGTCGCTACTTTTTTCAAAAAACGACGTAAAATTCGATAAACTCTCAGTAAAAAACAAAGAGCAGTCCGATGAAACATTAAAAGAACTTGAAGGTGCAAAATACATTGTAAAGTCGGTTGAAACAAAACAGCGCAAACGCTCTCCCTATGCGCCTTACACCACTTCAACAATGCAGCAAGATGCTTCAAGAAAACTCGGTTTTTCAGCTTCAAAAACAATGTCTGTAGCACAGAAACTCTATGAAGGCGTTCATATCGGCAACAGCACAAACGCCGGACTTATAACTTATATGAGAACCGATTCTTTAAATATTGCAAAAAGCGTTCAGAGCGAAACGTTAAAATTCATAGAGTATTCTTATGGAAGCAATTTTCTCCCCAAAATTCCTAGAATTTATAAAACAAAAACCAAAGGAGCGCAAGAAGCACACGAAGCGATAAGACCTATCTCTCCAAACAGGATACCGTCGGAGGTAAAGCAATATTTATCGGAAGATGAATTAAAACTTTACAATTTAATATGGAAAAGATTTTTGGCAAGCCAGATGGCAGATGCGGTTTATAATACCGTAACAGCGGAAATCTTGGCAAAAGACTATTTGTTTAAGTCGTTAGAAAGCACATTAATTTTTGACGGATTTCTGAAAGTTTACAATGCGGACGACGATGAAAAAGAGACAAAAAAGCTCCCTTCTTTAAAAAGCGGCGAACAGTTAAATCTCTTACGGCTGCTTCCCTTGCAGCACTTTACAGAACCACCACCGCTCTATGACGTAGCAAGTTTAATTAAAGCTCTTGAAGAACACGGCATAGGAAGGCCGTCGACTTACGCTCCTACTATTAAAACTATTCTGGACAGATTATACGTTCATCTTGACGGCAAAAAATTTGTTCCTACAAATCGCGGCATTGTCGTAAACAACGTTTTAAAAGATCATTTCGGGAACATAATTAACGTTGAGTTTACCGCGAGCGTTGAAGAAAAACTTGATAAAATTGCAGAAGACAAAGCTGTGTGGCAAAACGTTTTAAAAGATTTTTATAAACCGTTTGAAAAAGATTTAAGCGAAGCAGAAAAAAACCTGCAAAAGCAAAAAGTTCAGGCACAGCAAACTTCTGAAATATGTCCCAACTGCGGAAAAAATATGGTTATAAGATATTCTAGAAAAGTACAGTTTTTAGGATGTTCCGGATATCCGGAATGCAAAACGACATTGTCTTTAGATAAAGATGGAAAAATTGCCGCAGCTCCACGGGAAACAGATATGAAATGTGATAAGTGCGGAAGTCATCTGATTAAAAAAACAGGATTTGCGGGGAAACAATATCTTTCATGTAAAAATTATCTGGAATGCAAAACTTTATACAATATTAATAAAGACGGAAACATGATAATCTATCCCGAGCCTGAGCATACGGATATAAAATGCAATAAATGTGGTTCGGAAATGCTTAAAAAAATAGGTAAAAGAGGACCGTTTCTCACCTGTTCGGCATTCCCGAAATGTAGGAATTTACAATGGATCAAAACGAACAAAACTCCGAAATCAAAAACATACAAGACGGTAAAGCTTTCGGAAAAGAAAACAACGAAAAAATAG
- the xerA gene encoding site-specific tyrosine recombinase/integron integrase, whose translation MDQNEQNSEIKNIQDGKAFGKENNEKIDSFEKYLNAERNFSAHTLRAYKRDISDFALFLQKKRLNFSHAGKRDIREFLEELGNKKLSRATLARKLAVLHSFYKFLIINKIIKENFIESMPASLKKDKKVPSFLTENEMQMLLNLPDLKPRDRAMIELFYSCGLRIEELVSLDLKNIDFISNVVTVTGKRNKERIVPVGDICLHAIKDYINKRRNLGLPYDIRSPVFLSDRAKRLGQRTARRILHRYFVKAGFTKKVSPHTLRHTFATHILDRGCDLRSVQEMLGHKNLSSTQIYTHVTIESLKKVYKETHPRAK comes from the coding sequence ATGGATCAAAACGAACAAAACTCCGAAATCAAAAACATACAAGACGGTAAAGCTTTCGGAAAAGAAAACAACGAAAAAATAGATTCTTTTGAAAAGTATCTTAATGCCGAGCGGAATTTTTCTGCGCATACTTTAAGGGCTTACAAAAGAGATATATCTGACTTTGCACTCTTTTTACAAAAGAAACGACTAAATTTCTCACATGCCGGTAAACGCGATATAAGAGAATTTTTGGAAGAACTCGGCAATAAAAAATTAAGCAGAGCGACTCTCGCGAGAAAACTTGCGGTTCTGCACTCTTTCTACAAATTTCTAATAATCAATAAAATTATTAAAGAAAATTTCATAGAAAGCATGCCGGCAAGTCTGAAAAAAGATAAAAAAGTCCCGTCATTTTTAACAGAAAATGAAATGCAGATGCTCCTAAACCTGCCCGACTTAAAACCGCGCGACAGAGCAATGATTGAACTTTTTTACTCGTGCGGTTTGAGAATTGAAGAGCTGGTAAGTTTAGATTTAAAAAATATAGATTTTATATCAAATGTCGTCACTGTAACAGGCAAAAGAAATAAAGAAAGAATTGTCCCGGTAGGAGATATCTGTCTGCACGCGATAAAAGATTACATAAACAAACGCCGCAATCTCGGTCTCCCTTATGATATAAGATCGCCGGTATTTTTAAGCGACCGCGCAAAAAGACTCGGACAGAGAACCGCAAGAAGAATTTTACACAGATATTTCGTCAAAGCAGGCTTTACAAAAAAAGTAAGCCCGCACACTTTAAGACACACATTTGCAACCCACATTCTTGACAGAGGCTGCGATTTGAGAAGCGTTCAGGAAATGTTAGGTCACAAAAATCTTTCCTCAACGCAAATTTATACGCATGTGACAATAGAAAGCTTGAAAAAAGTCTACAAAGAGACACATCCGAGAGCAAAATAA
- the groL gene encoding chaperonin GroEL (60 kDa chaperone family; promotes refolding of misfolded polypeptides especially under stressful conditions; forms two stacked rings of heptamers to form a barrel-shaped 14mer; ends can be capped by GroES; misfolded proteins enter the barrel where they are refolded when GroES binds) produces the protein MAKQLIYSDEARKAMKSGVDKLANAVKITLGPKGRYVVLDKKFGAPTITNDGVTIAKEIELEDPFENMGAQLVKEVASKTNDIAGDGTTTATVLAQSLINEGLKNITAGANANHIKKGIEKAVAAAIDEIKKIAKQVKNKGEIAQIASISASDKEIGNLIADAMEKVGKDGVITVEEGKSSETTLDVVEGMQFDRGYSSHYFVTDTERMQAILEDPYIIITDKKISSMQEILPLLEKIIQTGKSFMIIAEDIEGEALATLVLNKIRGTLKVIAVKAPGFGDRRKEMLQDIAILTGGTVITEETGLKLDKATIDLLGQAKRIVVDKENTTIVSGLGDKKEIEARIAQIRKQIEDTKSDYDKEKLQERLAKLVGGVAVVNVGAATEVEMKTKKFKVEDALNATRAGVEEGIVAGGGVALLKTQTVLEKINAADSDEKTGIEIVLKALEGPIRMIIENAGLEASVVVDKVKNSKDTAFGYDADNNEYVDMIKAGIVDPAKVTRTALENAASIASLILTTETLVTDIPEKSPKFPGGGGMPPMPEY, from the coding sequence TAAAAAATTCGGTGCGCCGACTATTACAAATGACGGCGTAACAATTGCAAAAGAAATTGAACTTGAAGATCCTTTTGAAAATATGGGTGCTCAGCTTGTAAAAGAAGTAGCTTCAAAAACTAACGATATAGCAGGAGACGGAACGACGACAGCTACCGTTTTAGCGCAGTCTTTGATAAATGAAGGACTTAAAAATATTACTGCGGGCGCAAACGCAAACCATATAAAGAAAGGGATTGAAAAAGCCGTTGCAGCAGCTATTGACGAGATTAAAAAAATTGCAAAACAGGTGAAAAATAAAGGAGAGATTGCTCAAATCGCCTCAATTTCTGCAAGTGATAAAGAAATCGGAAATTTGATTGCCGATGCAATGGAAAAAGTAGGAAAAGACGGTGTTATAACCGTTGAAGAGGGAAAATCTTCGGAAACTACTCTTGATGTTGTGGAGGGAATGCAGTTTGACAGAGGCTACAGTTCGCATTATTTTGTAACTGACACTGAAAGAATGCAGGCTATTTTGGAAGATCCTTATATAATAATTACCGATAAAAAAATAAGTTCAATGCAGGAGATACTTCCTTTACTTGAGAAAATTATACAGACCGGAAAATCTTTTATGATTATTGCTGAAGATATAGAAGGGGAAGCTCTTGCAACTTTGGTTCTTAACAAGATCCGCGGAACGCTTAAAGTTATAGCTGTTAAAGCTCCGGGATTTGGCGACAGAAGAAAAGAAATGCTTCAAGATATAGCAATTCTCACGGGCGGAACGGTTATCACCGAGGAAACCGGACTAAAGCTTGATAAAGCTACGATAGATCTTCTCGGGCAGGCAAAAAGAATTGTTGTCGATAAGGAAAACACAACGATAGTTTCGGGACTTGGCGATAAGAAAGAAATTGAAGCAAGAATAGCTCAAATCCGCAAACAGATTGAAGATACAAAGTCGGATTACGATAAAGAAAAACTTCAGGAAAGACTTGCGAAACTGGTCGGCGGTGTTGCAGTTGTAAATGTGGGTGCGGCGACTGAAGTGGAAATGAAAACAAAGAAATTTAAAGTTGAAGACGCTTTGAATGCGACAAGAGCGGGTGTTGAAGAAGGTATTGTTGCCGGCGGCGGAGTAGCTCTTCTAAAAACACAAACTGTTTTAGAAAAAATTAACGCTGCGGATTCTGATGAAAAGACGGGTATTGAGATTGTTCTTAAAGCTCTTGAAGGTCCTATAAGAATGATAATTGAAAATGCCGGTCTTGAAGCTTCCGTTGTGGTTGATAAAGTTAAAAATTCAAAGGATACAGCTTTTGGTTACGATGCGGACAATAACGAATATGTTGATATGATAAAGGCTGGTATTGTTGATCCTGCAAAAGTAACAAGAACAGCGTTGGAAAATGCCGCTTCAATAGCATCGCTTATTCTTACGACTGAAACATTGGTAACAGACATTCCTGAGAAATCTCCGAAGTTTCCTGGCGGCGGCGGAATGCCTCCGATGCCTGAATATTAA